The Malus domestica chromosome 10, GDT2T_hap1 nucleotide sequence tacatacatacatacatacatacatatatatatatatatatatatatatattgatatttATTGCTTTTTCCGTTGGATTAAGCAATTGAAGGTAGAAAATTAGTAAATTCCCCAGTTATCCAAACGGATCATACAATTTACAGGTTAAAATATTAAGGAGGGAGAGCCGGGTCTGGTCTGCTAGACTGTGACCACACGCTACCTCTCTGTTCTTTTTTAtctctttttttaattaaacttttATTCTTTTAATGATTATCTTAttgattaatgaatttatatttttgtttggtCAAAATTTATGACTCAGTACACAGAGACTGAGAAAAGTACTTGATTCAGATTTTCCATCTGGCGCTGCAGATTTGGACAAAATATACGCTATGCAATGCAGCTAAGGTGGTAAATTTGTAAATTCATGAGCATGTGTGAGGGTGTAATGGGGTACCTCTCTTGCAGCAGCTGATCTGTAAGTGAAAATGTGGGCCAGGGATGGGATGATGTAGACTGTGAAGCTGACTAGGAGTGATCCAACGGTGGAATTGATTGGTCCAAAGAATGGGAAGATGATGGCCAAGAACCAGATAGGGATCACCACAGGCAGTCTTGCTGCTGCTCTCTTGCACAAGCTCTTGCATTCATGCATGCCAATGGCTTTCTCCCACACAAAGTATAGTGGTGTGCATGCAAACCCAAATGTTATAAACTGCAAACACACAATAAAACCCACAGTTTAGATTACAcgaatcaataaaaaaaatttgagggACCGTCTAATACTGTGAATCTAGACTACAATGAGTCGGATTTACAACATAAGTGTGACGGAAGAGCGTAACGAGTTAAGTGTATGTGTACATGCCTGGTGGATGAGCATTAAAATGACAGCCATGTCTCTGAAGGGAGATttagggaggagagagaaagcgtTGGAGTGGTTAAGAAGCAAGTCTCCAAATGCCCAATACACTGCTGATGCAGAGGGAAGGGTCAGTGTCAGCACATACAGGGTAGCAAATAAATATATGGCCTTGAACTTCTGAGGTTTCCACATAGCATGCATGATCTCCCTGCAATTTCAATTTCCCCCaccaaaattaatcaaattaaatcATCATGTTCAgcaattaataataattttctaCATGAAATGAGGGCATCATGGGAATTTTCTGAAAAATAGTTGTAAATACTGGGGAGTATAAGCAGGGGAAACAAGAAGATCTGATTTTTCTTGAAAACGATTGGTCATTAGATACCCTGGTTAGATCATGTCCCCAACAACAGAAGGTTTAGTCACTTTCAAATGACGTTAAGCCCCTTGTTCTCTGCTAATTTTTGTCCCATGAACagtattcaaaatttaaaaaaattacataagcatgtgtaattttgtaattaacaaaaaaaacatgggtttttcttttctcaacATTTAAAAAATAGTGTAATTGTATACTGCATTTCAAGTTTGTCCTGGTCTGGATTGATGTTGAAAATTAAGGTTTAATTAAATGTGcaaacataaattaaaatgCAGAAAAATAGAAGCCAATATTCTAAATCTGAGGCTTGTGTCTTACACAGTAACAGCATGTCCCCCGAAAGTGTAGAGAATGTTTGTGGCCCCGGTGAAGTATAGCACCAGCTTAGTCGGACCAGAGTGCTTCACTCCCTCAACCTATCATAagtttttttacagttttactaCACAGAAATTACCATGAACAATGAACATGTATGGAGATTTTGTATGGTAATTAGGTGATTAAAGTTACCAAATTTATTTACCTGGCCATGGAGGAAGGAGGCAATGGTGAGGTACCAAGCAGTGTAAGTGGTCATAACAAGGCCCAAAAATGACCAAACTCTGTAGTTGTGAAATGAAGGGATAAAGACAGTGGTGGCACAGCAAGCTCCGAAGATGTAAGTCCAAGTCCTCTTGTCCAGATTATCATTTATGTAATATATATTACTGCAAATTAACAACAACATTTAGAAAGATGCCCACAGTTGCATGGAAATTGAAAAAGGATCAGATATTTATTacttttcacttattttttattggaaaaattgatttaaaaatgGAGATGGAGTTAAAGATAGGGGTTAGAGATGCTTAGGTACCTTGCACAAGCTATGAGTTGAATGACAGATCCAAATAGAAGAAATGTGCAGTTAAATGCCAACCCCACGTTCCTCCAGTGTTTCCCAAGCAGTCCATCAAGAACTTCAAACCACTAATCACCAAATATCAAAACCCATGTCAgaatttggccaaaaaaaaaaaacatgagttGTGTGGAAAATGTCGAAAAGATTCACAGTCTAGCAACGTTACATAAACGATTACACGGCGCATTATTGTGAACATTTATAATTAGAGAGTGAGATGAAGTTTTTACCTGGATGACATGGTTTCTGAAATcaattttttctctttcttttctggtTCTGTATTCAATATAGAGTGTGCTAATCAGGTAAGCAGTCCAACTGCCCAACAAGCCATAGAAAAGCTGGAAGAGAATCCCAGAGAGCATTCCCAGCTGCGAGAACGAGTACGGCAAAGTAAGCAGAACTTGAGCCACCTGCAAAACACATAACATAAACCCATACAGACATTGACACAAACACTTaccaaacaaaacaacaaaaaaagacaaCTTTGAAGAAAACTTTTCACAAACCTGATTGGAAGCACAGCTGAACCAAGCATCATAAGCAGACCCACCATCCCATAAGAACTTGGAGAGCTTGCTCTTGAAGCTCTTGGCCTTCCCATCTGCCTCCATTTCTACATAATTTCCTACTATCACTGTTTCCACCACCTTATCCGATGACTCCATTTCTAAAGTTCCTTCCTTTTCTCAAATGGGTTGAACTAAAATCTGGTTGTCTTAATTTGTTCAATACAGAAATGTGGTGGGTTTTGAATTGAATGGTGGGGAAGTTGGGTGAGGAGAGGGGTATAAATACACAAGGCACGAGGTGGGTTCTGGGTCTCGGAAGCCTGataaattctctctctctctctctctctctctctctctctctctctcctctctctcctctctctctgtctttgtGAGGGGTATTTTTAAGAAGAGAGTATTAACCCTTTTTGGGGTTTGTGGGTGGCTCTGACGAAACCTGATGGTTCTCGGGCCCTTTTTGGTAATTAAAATTAGGGgaatttttgttgtttagttcataatattaaattaatatgtggtgtcaattagaattttgtttgtaaactaattaattatgtGGAGCGTGAATGGCTTGTCCGCACGAGCGGGTCTACCCGCTTCCCGAGCTGGCTAGGTGATTATTACACTTGTTTAGTTACATAATCACCTTGTTTACTATACATAATCACTTTCATGGCACACAATTTCTTTTAGATAAAAAGTAAACATAATCTTTACAATGGCATTCTTGTTGGATCCTAAAGATAATAAATTTCTTTTACAAAAAACATGTTCATATTCATATTCTCGTTCTGTGACACATTGCGTGAAAAAAGATAAAGATAAAGATGTCATGAGTTTGTGGTAGGCAAGGTTTTCTCTAAATATAGTGTCTTGTTGCAATTTTTcaagagaattgttattgtaTTTGTCTTGCAAATGAATTTTAGATGATAATGCGATATCATGTATAAAATGTACATAAAAACGTGCATAAGTTATTTATAAAAATGTACATATATAGGTTTGATGTCACTTTTTCTGCATATGTCATCACATGATTGAGAGAGGGAGTGGGGAATAGGCTACATGTAAAAAAATTCCTAATGAATCTATGCATGCATATTTTTACATTTCAGGAGTGTTTTTGGAAGGAAATTAAAACAAGCAAAGATTTAGTTTGGTAAAGGGTAATATAGTAAAACCAAAAAATGCAAGTcgtgtaaatttatttttttcataatttctgTAGAAGAACAAGGTGCTTAGGAGGGAGGGGGACATAGGGCAAGGGAAAGAGTGAAGGGGGGGAATTATAACAAAGTAGACCACATGATTGCAGCCAAACGGGCGTGGTCGCtttac carries:
- the LOC103412623 gene encoding auxin transporter-like protein 2; its protein translation is MESSDKVVETVIVGNYVEMEADGKAKSFKSKLSKFLWDGGSAYDAWFSCASNQVAQVLLTLPYSFSQLGMLSGILFQLFYGLLGSWTAYLISTLYIEYRTRKEREKIDFRNHVIQWFEVLDGLLGKHWRNVGLAFNCTFLLFGSVIQLIACASNIYYINDNLDKRTWTYIFGACCATTVFIPSFHNYRVWSFLGLVMTTYTAWYLTIASFLHGQVEGVKHSGPTKLVLYFTGATNILYTFGGHAVTVEIMHAMWKPQKFKAIYLFATLYVLTLTLPSASAVYWAFGDLLLNHSNAFSLLPKSPFRDMAVILMLIHQFITFGFACTPLYFVWEKAIGMHECKSLCKRAAARLPVVIPIWFLAIIFPFFGPINSTVGSLLVSFTVYIIPSLAHIFTYRSAAARENAVESPPRFLGGWIGSYTINVFVVVWVFVVGFGFGGWASITNFVHQIDTFGLFTKCYQCPPPLPPMVFNTTSAPPPLRHPLPRNHSLTP